A genomic region of Caldicellulosiruptor acetigenus contains the following coding sequences:
- a CDS encoding L-lactate permease, whose product MDLFLSVLPILLVLFLLIFAKKTADVAGLVGWVATALIAIVYFKTSFDVVLKSSIMGFLAALPVSLVVVTSILQLNVMESAGAMKRIIVFVKGLSKDDKVFQALILNVGFGTFLAATGAVPVTVLPPILIGLGYSTFAAIALSAVGFDALCTYALLGTPLVVFSQIANVDLITSARYFLPFVGVVSFTISLAMLFIIGNSKFVKRGFVPAIIVGLTSYAAAELAILVKAPVITGIFAGILIMLVMMAILKLLGKRVYDSSHFTEEDRKVEKTMGIIKATSPWILLVVFILITNLITPIREFLYDKLSMPVEVMKGPKIKPIFTRVIWQSYTWILLSTIISIFIFKMNGKELKSVWEKTKSRIPKPFWSSTVFFLMAYVMMYSGYQKTSNGYELLQKTHNIVYVLAEYSAKGFKNAYAFVAPYLGILGGFITGTETSTVAMFAKYTIETSNLLGLSPLLMVAAVAFGGGLASGISPSKLQNAAAAIDAIGQESKVLRTTLIISLIMAFVTGIISFLLRGYTIH is encoded by the coding sequence ATGGATTTATTTTTAAGTGTCTTACCAATTCTGCTTGTCTTATTTCTTCTCATCTTTGCAAAGAAGACTGCAGATGTTGCAGGGCTTGTCGGATGGGTGGCAACAGCTTTAATTGCTATTGTGTATTTTAAAACCTCATTTGATGTTGTGTTAAAATCATCCATAATGGGATTTTTAGCTGCTCTTCCAGTTTCTTTAGTTGTTGTCACATCAATCCTGCAGCTCAATGTCATGGAGTCAGCAGGTGCGATGAAAAGAATTATTGTGTTTGTAAAAGGCTTATCAAAGGATGACAAGGTGTTCCAGGCACTGATTCTGAACGTAGGGTTTGGAACATTTTTGGCAGCAACCGGAGCGGTCCCTGTGACTGTGCTTCCACCAATTTTGATTGGTCTTGGTTATTCCACCTTTGCTGCAATTGCCCTGTCTGCAGTCGGGTTTGATGCGCTGTGTACATATGCTCTTCTTGGTACACCTTTGGTTGTATTTTCACAGATTGCAAATGTGGATTTGATAACGTCAGCAAGATACTTTTTGCCATTTGTTGGAGTTGTTTCATTTACAATATCTCTTGCAATGCTTTTTATAATTGGCAATAGCAAGTTTGTCAAAAGAGGGTTTGTGCCTGCTATAATTGTCGGGCTTACATCCTATGCAGCAGCAGAACTAGCAATTTTGGTAAAAGCACCAGTTATCACTGGCATCTTTGCAGGGATTCTTATAATGCTTGTCATGATGGCAATACTCAAACTTCTTGGCAAAAGAGTATATGACTCAAGCCATTTTACAGAAGAAGATAGAAAAGTTGAAAAAACAATGGGGATAATAAAAGCAACATCGCCGTGGATACTGCTGGTTGTCTTTATTCTAATTACAAATCTTATTACCCCTATAAGAGAGTTTCTATATGACAAACTTTCAATGCCAGTTGAAGTAATGAAAGGTCCAAAAATAAAGCCCATTTTCACAAGGGTAATCTGGCAGTCATACACATGGATATTGCTCTCAACAATTATTTCAATCTTCATCTTCAAAATGAATGGCAAGGAACTGAAGAGTGTATGGGAAAAGACAAAATCAAGAATTCCAAAACCTTTCTGGTCTTCAACTGTGTTTTTCCTGATGGCTTATGTCATGATGTACTCAGGCTATCAAAAGACATCAAACGGGTATGAACTTTTGCAAAAGACTCACAACATTGTGTATGTGCTTGCAGAATATTCGGCAAAAGGATTTAAAAACGCATATGCTTTTGTTGCTCCATATCTGGGCATCTTGGGCGGTTTCATTACAGGTACTGAAACATCCACCGTTGCCATGTTTGCAAAATATACCATTGAAACCTCAAACTTGCTTGGGCTGTCGCCGCTTTTGATGGTTGCAGCTGTTGCGTTTGGTGGTGGGCTTGCCTCTGGAATATCACCGTCAAAGCTTCAAAATGCAGCTGCTGCAATTGATGCGATTGGCCAGGAGTCAAAGGTCTTGAGAACAACGCTAATAATTTCCCTCATCATGGCGTTTGTTACAGGAATAATAAGTTTTCTGTTGAGAGGGTATACAATTCATTGA
- a CDS encoding glycoside hydrolase family 3 N-terminal domain-containing protein: MSIEKRVNELLQKMTVEEKVYQLTSVLVQDIMENDKFSPEKAKKLIPHGIGQITRVAGASNLSPEETAKTANEIQKFLVENTRLGIPAMIHEESCSGFMAKGATVFPQSIGVACTFDNEIVEELAKVIRIQMKAVGAHQALAPLIDVARDARWGRVEETFGEDPYLVANMAVSYVKGIQGDDIKDGIVATGKHFVGYAMSEGGMNWAPVHIPERELREVYLYPFEVAVKVAGLKSIMPAYHEIDGIPCHANRKLLTDIARGEWGFDGIYVSDYAGVRNILDYHKAVKTYAEAAYISLWAGLDIELPKIECFTEEFIKALKEGKFDMAVVDAAVKRVLEMKFRLGLFDNPYIKTEGILELFDNKEQRELSRKVAQESMVLLKNDNFLPLSKDVKKIAVIGPNADSVRNLLGDYSYPAHIATLEMFFIKEDKGVGNEEEFVRKVINMKSILEAIKDRVQNKAEVVYAKGCDVNTQDESGFEEAKKAAQGADVVILVVGDKAGLRLDCTSGESRDRASLKLPGVQEKLIEEVSKVNENIVVVLVNGRPVALEGIWQKAKAILEAWFPGEEGAEAVADVLFGDYNPGGKLAISFPRDVGQVPVYYGHKPSGGKSCWHGDYVEMSTKPFLPFGYGLSYTTFEYKNFVIEREKISMDESIKISVEVENTGKYAGDEIVQLYTRKEEFLVTRPVKELKAYKRVHLKPGEKKKVVFEIFPDQFAYYDYDMNRVISLGTVEVMVGASSEDIKFTGTFEIVGEKKDAKEIKNYLSRAWCE, translated from the coding sequence GTGTCAATTGAAAAAAGGGTAAACGAGCTTTTACAGAAGATGACAGTTGAAGAAAAGGTGTATCAGCTCACAAGCGTGCTTGTTCAGGACATCATGGAAAACGACAAGTTTTCGCCTGAGAAAGCTAAAAAGCTTATACCACACGGAATTGGGCAAATAACAAGAGTTGCAGGCGCAAGCAACTTGAGCCCTGAAGAGACAGCAAAGACTGCAAATGAAATTCAAAAGTTTCTGGTTGAAAACACACGGCTTGGAATTCCTGCTATGATTCATGAAGAGTCGTGCTCAGGTTTCATGGCAAAAGGTGCAACTGTATTTCCACAGAGCATCGGCGTTGCCTGCACGTTTGACAATGAGATTGTTGAAGAGCTTGCAAAGGTTATAAGAATTCAGATGAAAGCAGTTGGAGCTCACCAGGCTTTAGCTCCGCTCATTGACGTTGCACGGGATGCGCGTTGGGGAAGGGTTGAAGAGACGTTTGGAGAAGACCCCTACCTTGTTGCAAATATGGCTGTGAGCTATGTAAAAGGCATCCAGGGTGATGACATAAAAGACGGTATAGTTGCAACAGGTAAGCATTTTGTTGGGTATGCAATGTCAGAAGGCGGAATGAACTGGGCGCCTGTCCACATTCCTGAAAGAGAACTCAGAGAAGTGTATCTTTACCCGTTTGAGGTTGCAGTAAAGGTTGCAGGACTAAAATCTATCATGCCAGCTTATCATGAGATTGACGGAATTCCTTGCCATGCAAATAGAAAGCTTTTGACAGACATTGCAAGGGGTGAGTGGGGATTTGACGGCATATATGTTTCAGACTATGCAGGTGTAAGAAATATCCTTGACTACCACAAGGCAGTAAAAACATATGCAGAGGCAGCATACATTTCACTGTGGGCAGGGCTTGACATTGAGCTGCCAAAAATAGAATGTTTCACAGAGGAGTTTATAAAAGCATTAAAAGAAGGAAAGTTTGACATGGCGGTTGTCGATGCCGCTGTAAAAAGAGTTTTAGAGATGAAGTTCAGGCTTGGTCTTTTTGACAACCCATATATCAAAACCGAAGGTATTTTGGAGCTTTTTGACAACAAAGAACAAAGAGAGCTTTCACGAAAGGTTGCTCAAGAGTCCATGGTACTTTTGAAGAATGACAATTTCCTGCCACTTTCAAAGGATGTAAAGAAGATTGCAGTGATTGGACCAAATGCAGACTCTGTGAGAAACCTCTTGGGTGACTATTCGTATCCAGCACACATAGCAACACTTGAGATGTTCTTCATAAAGGAAGACAAAGGTGTTGGCAATGAAGAAGAGTTTGTAAGAAAAGTAATCAATATGAAATCTATCTTAGAGGCTATAAAAGACAGAGTTCAAAACAAAGCTGAGGTTGTATATGCAAAAGGCTGTGATGTTAATACTCAAGATGAATCTGGTTTTGAAGAAGCAAAGAAGGCAGCACAGGGTGCAGATGTAGTAATTTTGGTTGTTGGTGACAAGGCAGGTTTGAGGCTTGATTGCACATCAGGTGAGTCAAGAGATAGGGCAAGTTTAAAACTTCCTGGAGTGCAGGAAAAGCTCATTGAAGAGGTTTCAAAGGTGAACGAGAATATTGTAGTTGTGCTTGTAAATGGAAGACCTGTTGCGCTGGAAGGCATCTGGCAGAAAGCAAAAGCTATTTTGGAAGCATGGTTCCCGGGCGAAGAAGGAGCAGAGGCTGTAGCAGATGTTCTTTTCGGCGACTACAACCCGGGTGGCAAGCTTGCAATATCCTTCCCAAGGGATGTAGGACAGGTTCCGGTTTATTACGGGCACAAACCGTCTGGTGGAAAGTCCTGCTGGCATGGGGACTATGTTGAGATGTCAACAAAGCCTTTCTTGCCGTTTGGCTATGGACTTTCATACACAACTTTTGAGTACAAAAACTTTGTAATAGAAAGAGAAAAGATTTCTATGGATGAGAGCATTAAAATCTCAGTTGAGGTTGAGAACACAGGCAAGTACGCAGGCGATGAAATAGTTCAGCTTTACACAAGAAAAGAAGAGTTCTTGGTAACCCGCCCTGTAAAAGAGCTCAAAGCTTACAAGAGAGTACACTTAAAGCCGGGCGAAAAGAAGAAGGTTGTATTTGAAATCTTCCCCGACCAGTTTGCGTACTATGATTATGATATGAATAGGGTAATTTCACTTGGCACTGTTGAGGTCATGGTAGGAGCATCTTCAGAAGACATAAAGTTCACAGGGACATTTGAGATTGTGGGCGAAAAGAAGGATGCAAAAGAAATCAAAAATTATCTTAGCCGTGCGTGGTGTGAATAA
- a CDS encoding glycerol-3-phosphate responsive antiterminator → MSILNDLFKNPIIAAIRDLEKIDDLQQKPVKWVFLLKGDILSIKYIVSYLKKMQKKVFIHIDLMEGIGKDEIGVKFIAQEVKADGIITTKSNLVTIAKREGLFTIQRIFIVDSQAKETAEKAIKGVNPDAVEILPGVIAKVTEKICSSVNYPVIVGGLVEEEDEVLEALRRGAVGVSTSAEKLWDFIYNQE, encoded by the coding sequence TTGAGTATTTTAAATGATTTATTTAAAAACCCCATAATAGCTGCTATTAGAGATTTAGAAAAAATAGATGACCTCCAACAAAAACCAGTAAAGTGGGTGTTTTTATTAAAAGGAGATATTTTGAGTATAAAATATATTGTTAGTTACTTGAAAAAGATGCAGAAAAAAGTATTTATACATATTGACTTAATGGAAGGTATTGGAAAGGATGAGATAGGTGTAAAATTTATTGCTCAAGAAGTTAAGGCTGATGGGATAATTACTACAAAAAGTAATCTTGTTACTATAGCCAAAAGAGAAGGTTTGTTTACTATCCAAAGGATTTTCATAGTTGATAGTCAAGCAAAAGAAACAGCTGAAAAAGCTATAAAAGGTGTAAATCCAGATGCTGTAGAAATATTACCAGGTGTTATTGCAAAGGTAACCGAAAAAATTTGTAGTAGTGTAAATTATCCAGTAATTGTTGGCGGTTTGGTAGAGGAAGAAGATGAAGTTTTAGAAGCACTAAGAAGAGGTGCAGTTGGAGTGTCTACCAGTGCTGAAAAACTGTGGGATTTTATATACAACCAAGAATAA
- a CDS encoding ABC transporter substrate-binding protein: protein MKRVISIAIVSLVILSLVLVGGVYSGNVTKAATKEGKITIWAWDPNFNIAIMNEASNRYKKINPKVKFEIANMAKADVEQKLNTVLASGVKTGLPEIVLIEDYNAQKYLTSYPGAFADLTKHFNYKDFAQYKVSLMTLKGKVYGVPFDSGVVGWFYRSDYFSKAGFKANDLINITWDKFIEMGKIIKQKTGKYMVGFDPYDGGLMRIMLQSAGRWYFDKNGKVDIANNPVLKEALISYKKVVDSGIAKKVSGWNQWVASFNNGEVASVVTGVWIIGSIKAEKSQSGKWAVAPVPRLNIKGSVNASNLGGSSWYVLQNSKYRDIAIDFLKQIYAKDIDFYQKILIERGAVGTYLPAQKGKAYTASDPFFGGQKIFVHFSNWMKNIPSVNYGLYTYEADSAIMAVMPDVYSGKLSVDAALKKAEEQFKNKVGQ, encoded by the coding sequence ATGAAAAGAGTAATTTCAATTGCAATTGTGAGTTTGGTTATTTTATCACTTGTGTTAGTGGGTGGAGTTTATAGCGGTAATGTTACAAAAGCTGCTACTAAAGAAGGCAAAATTACTATTTGGGCATGGGACCCAAACTTTAATATAGCAATTATGAATGAAGCAAGTAATAGATACAAAAAGATAAATCCAAAAGTGAAATTTGAAATTGCTAATATGGCAAAAGCTGATGTGGAACAAAAACTAAATACTGTGCTTGCATCAGGAGTTAAAACAGGACTTCCAGAAATAGTTTTAATCGAAGATTATAATGCTCAAAAGTATCTAACTTCTTATCCAGGAGCTTTTGCAGATTTAACAAAGCATTTCAATTATAAAGATTTTGCACAGTATAAAGTTAGTTTAATGACACTCAAAGGAAAAGTGTATGGTGTGCCATTTGATTCAGGTGTTGTTGGCTGGTTCTACAGAAGCGATTACTTTTCAAAAGCTGGTTTTAAAGCAAATGATTTAATAAATATTACATGGGACAAATTTATTGAGATGGGCAAGATAATAAAACAAAAGACTGGAAAGTATATGGTAGGATTTGATCCTTATGATGGTGGCTTGATGAGAATAATGTTGCAATCTGCTGGAAGATGGTATTTTGATAAAAATGGTAAAGTTGATATTGCTAATAACCCTGTATTAAAAGAGGCTTTAATTTCTTACAAAAAAGTAGTAGATTCAGGTATTGCAAAAAAGGTTAGTGGATGGAATCAATGGGTAGCATCCTTCAATAATGGTGAAGTTGCATCAGTTGTTACAGGGGTATGGATTATAGGATCAATAAAAGCTGAAAAGAGCCAAAGTGGGAAATGGGCAGTTGCTCCTGTTCCACGTCTAAATATAAAAGGTTCAGTTAATGCATCAAATCTTGGTGGGTCAAGTTGGTATGTTTTGCAAAATTCAAAATACAGAGATATTGCAATAGATTTTCTTAAACAAATATATGCTAAAGATATAGACTTCTATCAAAAGATTTTGATTGAAAGAGGAGCAGTAGGGACATATTTACCAGCTCAAAAAGGAAAAGCTTATACAGCAAGTGACCCATTCTTTGGAGGCCAAAAAATATTTGTACACTTCTCTAATTGGATGAAGAATATACCTTCTGTTAATTATGGCTTGTACACTTACGAAGCAGATAGTGCAATTATGGCAGTGATGCCAGATGTATATTCAGGGAAATTATCAGTGGATGCAGCTTTGAAGAAAGCAGAAGAACAATTTAAGAATAAAGTTGGTCAATAG
- a CDS encoding carbohydrate ABC transporter permease, with the protein MKKISYERYIDLWGWFFSLFSIIGLGLFLFYPIIYSLYLSTFSTKGVVQEFVGIGNYIRLFKDNTFILSLKNILIILIIQVPIMLILALILAVILNDKKIKFRGLFRTAIFLPAVTSLVAYTVLFKMMFSTDGLINQALLSMHLIKEPIPWLMDPFWAKVTLIFALTWRWTGYNMIFYLAGLQNISYEIYEAAEIDGANKVVQFFKITIPMLKPIIVFTSIMSTIGTLQLFDEPINLAAGVVTGSSVGPGDSLLTPSVYIYNICFKYMPNFGYAAAISYIIVIIVAILSFIQFKLAGENE; encoded by the coding sequence ATGAAGAAAATTTCATATGAAAGATATATTGATTTATGGGGTTGGTTTTTTAGCTTATTTTCTATTATAGGATTAGGTTTATTTCTTTTTTATCCTATCATATATTCACTGTATCTTTCTACATTCAGTACAAAGGGTGTTGTACAAGAATTTGTAGGAATAGGCAATTATATAAGACTGTTTAAAGACAACACATTTATACTTTCGCTAAAAAATATATTAATTATTTTGATAATTCAGGTTCCCATAATGTTAATTTTAGCTCTAATTTTAGCTGTTATTCTTAACGACAAAAAAATAAAATTCAGAGGTCTTTTTAGAACTGCAATTTTCCTTCCAGCTGTAACATCTCTTGTAGCATATACGGTCTTGTTTAAAATGATGTTTAGTACTGACGGCTTAATAAATCAAGCATTATTATCAATGCATTTGATAAAAGAGCCTATACCATGGCTTATGGATCCATTTTGGGCAAAAGTAACACTTATATTTGCCTTAACGTGGAGATGGACTGGATATAACATGATTTTTTATTTGGCAGGTTTACAAAATATTTCTTACGAGATATATGAAGCAGCTGAAATAGATGGAGCCAATAAAGTTGTCCAATTTTTCAAAATAACTATTCCAATGCTAAAACCAATTATTGTTTTTACTTCTATCATGTCTACAATAGGGACTCTGCAATTATTCGACGAACCAATAAATTTAGCTGCAGGTGTTGTTACGGGTTCGAGCGTAGGACCTGGAGATTCGCTACTGACGCCTTCTGTTTACATATATAATATTTGCTTTAAGTATATGCCTAATTTTGGTTATGCCGCAGCAATTTCTTATATCATAGTGATAATTGTTGCTATATTGTCATTTATTCAATTTAAGTTGGCAGGTGAAAATGAATGA
- a CDS encoding carbohydrate ABC transporter permease has protein sequence MKKDTKIKNLIVYIFLIIMSIVSVFPFFWMIVGMTNKSVDIIKGKLTFGNALIENFNNLFSNYEVGRIIINSFKISLTIVIGSLLISSMAAYGFEFYPSKIREKIYAILLATMMIPFAALMVPLFRLMVAFNLLDSHWGVILPMLPSVFLIFFFRQSFKLYPKEIIMAARVDGASELRIFLSIVFPSMKSTYAAAAIYSFMTSWNSYLWPLIVLQSDEQKTMTLLVSTLSSGYNPDFGVIMTTVVLATLPMIIVFFGLQKYFVQGILGSVKQ, from the coding sequence ATGAAGAAAGATACAAAAATTAAAAATTTGATCGTTTATATTTTTCTCATTATAATGTCGATTGTATCTGTATTTCCTTTTTTCTGGATGATAGTAGGGATGACCAACAAGTCGGTTGATATAATAAAAGGTAAATTAACATTTGGAAATGCATTAATAGAAAATTTCAATAATCTCTTTAGTAACTATGAAGTAGGTAGAATTATAATAAACTCCTTTAAAATTTCATTAACTATAGTTATTGGATCACTTTTAATATCATCTATGGCAGCTTATGGATTTGAATTTTATCCATCAAAGATTCGTGAAAAGATATACGCAATATTACTGGCAACAATGATGATTCCATTTGCTGCTTTAATGGTGCCACTTTTTAGATTAATGGTAGCTTTTAATCTTTTAGATTCTCACTGGGGCGTTATCCTGCCAATGTTACCCTCAGTGTTTTTAATCTTCTTCTTTAGACAAAGTTTTAAGCTGTATCCCAAAGAGATAATTATGGCTGCAAGAGTTGATGGAGCAAGTGAGCTAAGGATATTTTTGTCAATTGTATTTCCATCAATGAAGTCAACATATGCGGCAGCTGCCATATATTCTTTTATGACGAGCTGGAATTCTTATCTATGGCCTTTGATTGTTTTGCAGAGTGACGAACAAAAGACAATGACATTACTTGTGTCGACTCTTTCATCTGGATACAACCCAGACTTTGGGGTTATTATGACAACAGTTGTTTTAGCAACCTTGCCGATGATAATAGTATTTTTTGGATTACAAAAGTATTTTGTTCAGGGTATACTTGGTTCTGTTAAACAGTAA